One window of the Aquila chrysaetos chrysaetos chromosome 8, bAquChr1.4, whole genome shotgun sequence genome contains the following:
- the MRPL18 gene encoding 39S ribosomal protein L18, mitochondrial isoform X2, with amino-acid sequence MALSSRSRLLLAAGGLQARRAATLKTETEVDTNENEVVAPDFTNRNPRNLEQLALARKERGWKTTWPKREFWHRLRLERTQHYVEAFVERCNGDVVVSASTREWAIKRHLYSPKGVTACRNLGRVMAQRCLEAGINFVNFKAVIPWEYRCDSIQEFEKAMQEGGVILREPRRIYQ; translated from the exons ATGGCGCTGAGCAGCCGCAGCCGCCTGCTGCTGGCGGCCGGCGGGCTCCAGGCGCGCAGAGCGG CCACTCTCAAAACTGAGACCGAAGTGGACACGAATGAAAATGAGGTTGTTGCCCCAGACTTCACTAACAGAAATCCTCGGAACCTGGAGCAGTTGGCCCTGGCTAGGAAGGAGCGTGGCTGGAAGACAACATGGCCAAAGCGTGAATTCTGGCATAG ATTACGGCTTGAGCGGACACAGCATTACGTAGAAGCCTTCGTTGAGCGCTGTAACGGGGATGTTGTGGTATCTGCCTCTACCCGAGAGTGGGCCATAAAGAGACATCTCTACAGTCCCAAGGGAGTAACAGCATGCAGAAACCTTGGCCGCGTAATGGCACAGCGCTGTTTGGAAGCAGGAATCAACTTTGTGAACTTTAAAGCTGTTATCCCCTGGGAATATCGTTGTGACTCG ATTCAGGAATTTGAAAAAGCTATGCAGGAGGGTGGTGTCATTCTGCGTGAGCCACGAAGAATCTATCAGTAA
- the MRPL18 gene encoding 39S ribosomal protein L18, mitochondrial isoform X1, translating into MALSSRSRLLLAAGGLQARRAGLRFASTTATLKTETEVDTNENEVVAPDFTNRNPRNLEQLALARKERGWKTTWPKREFWHRLRLERTQHYVEAFVERCNGDVVVSASTREWAIKRHLYSPKGVTACRNLGRVMAQRCLEAGINFVNFKAVIPWEYRCDSIQEFEKAMQEGGVILREPRRIYQ; encoded by the exons ATGGCGCTGAGCAGCCGCAGCCGCCTGCTGCTGGCGGCCGGCGGGCTCCAGGCGCGCAGAGCGG GTCTTCGTTTTGCATCAACTACAGCCACTCTCAAAACTGAGACCGAAGTGGACACGAATGAAAATGAGGTTGTTGCCCCAGACTTCACTAACAGAAATCCTCGGAACCTGGAGCAGTTGGCCCTGGCTAGGAAGGAGCGTGGCTGGAAGACAACATGGCCAAAGCGTGAATTCTGGCATAG ATTACGGCTTGAGCGGACACAGCATTACGTAGAAGCCTTCGTTGAGCGCTGTAACGGGGATGTTGTGGTATCTGCCTCTACCCGAGAGTGGGCCATAAAGAGACATCTCTACAGTCCCAAGGGAGTAACAGCATGCAGAAACCTTGGCCGCGTAATGGCACAGCGCTGTTTGGAAGCAGGAATCAACTTTGTGAACTTTAAAGCTGTTATCCCCTGGGAATATCGTTGTGACTCG ATTCAGGAATTTGAAAAAGCTATGCAGGAGGGTGGTGTCATTCTGCGTGAGCCACGAAGAATCTATCAGTAA